ACGCATTCTTGCTTGCGATTCGCCGGCAAATGACTTCAATAGATTTTTTTCTGTTTCTGTTCCTTTAATACTTTTTTTCATGAGCGTTTAATTATTGTGGTTAATATTAGTTGTTTCAGCAAAAATATAAATTTGTAGATATAAACCTAATTCCGATGATTATTTTATCATTGTTTTTATTAACAATTACAAAATCAACATTTATAGTGTTT
This sequence is a window from Lentimicrobiaceae bacterium. Protein-coding genes within it:
- a CDS encoding rubrerythrin family protein, coding for MKKSIKGTETEKNLLKSFAGESQARMR